A single region of the Marmota flaviventris isolate mMarFla1 chromosome 10, mMarFla1.hap1, whole genome shotgun sequence genome encodes:
- the Igsf8 gene encoding immunoglobulin superfamily member 8, whose amino-acid sequence MGAPGPKPTLLLLLMLGVVCCAREVLVPMGPLYRVAGTAVSISCNVSGYEGPAQQDFEWFLYRPEAPEAALGIISTRDTRFSYAVFGPRVAAGEVQVQRLQGDAVVLKIARLQAQDAGIYECYTPSTDAQYLGSYSGKVELRVLPDMLQVSAAPPGPRGRQAPTSPPRLSVHEGQELALGCLARTNTEKHTHLAVSFGRAVPEAPVGRATLQEVVGLRSNLAVEAGPPYAERLAAGELRLGKEGADRYRMVVGGAQAGDAGTYHCTAAEWIQDPDGSWAQIAEKRAVLAHVDVQTLSSQLAVTVGPGERRIGPGEPLELLCNVSGALPPPGPHAAYSVGWEMAPAGAPGPGRLVAQLDTEGVGSLGPGYEGRHIAMEKVASRTYRLRLEAARPGDAGTYRCLAKAYVRGSGTRLREAASARSRPLPVHVREEGVALEAVAWLAGGTVYRGETASLLCNISVRGGPPGLRLAASWWVERLEEGELSSGPAQLVGGVDQDGVAELGVRPGGGPVSVELVGPRSHRLRLHSLGPEDEGVYHCAPSAWVQHADYSWYQAGSARSGPVTVYPYMHALDTLFVPLLVGTGVALVTGATILATITCCFMKRLRKR is encoded by the exons ATGGGCGCCCCGGGTCCCAAGCCGACGCTGCTGCTACTGCTAATGCTGG GAGTCGTGTGTTGTGCCCGGGAGGTGCTGGTCCCCATGGGGCCCCTGTACCGAGTGGCTGGCACAGCTGTCTCCATCTCCTGCAATGTGAGTGGCTACGAGGGCCCTGCCCAGCAGGACTTTGAGTGGTTCCTGTACAGGCCTGAGGCCCCAGAGGCCGCACTGGGCATCATCAGCACGAGGGATACACGGTTCTCCTATGCTGTGTTTGGGCCCCGTGTGGCGGCTGGTGAAGTGCAGGTGCAGCGTCTACAGGGTGATGCCGTGGTACTCAAGATTGCCCGCCTGCAGGCCCAGGATGCTGGCATTTACGAGTGTTACACTCCCTCCACAGATGCCCAATACCTGGGCAGCTACAGTGGCAAAGTGGAACTGAGAG TTCTTCCAGATATGCTGCAGGTGTCTGCTGCTCCCCCAGGGCCACGAGGCCGTCAAGCCCCGACCTCACCACCACGCCTGTCGGTGCACGAGGGGCAGGAGCTGGCCCTGGGCTGCCTGGCACGGACAAACACAGAGAAGCACACACACTTGGCTGTGTCCTTTGGACGAGCTGTACCTGAGGCTCCAGTGGGTCGAGCCACTCTGCAGGAAGTGGTGGGACTCCGGTCTAACTTGGCTGTGGAGGCTGGACCCCCCTATGCTGAGCGGCTAGCTGCAGGGGAATTGCGGCTTGGCAAGGAAGGGGCTGATCGGTACCGCATGGTGGTCGGGGGCGCCCAGGCCGGAGATGCAGGCACCTATCACTGTACTGCTGCTGAGTGGATTCAGGATCCTGATGGCAGTTGGGCACAGATTGCAGAGAAAAGGGCTGTCCTGGCCCATGTGGATGTGCAGACACTAT CTAGCCAGTTGGCAGTGACAGTGGGGCCTGGTGAACGTCGGATTGGCCCAGGGGAACCTTTGGAACTGCTGTGCAATGTGTCAGGGGCACTGCCCCCACCAGGCCCTCATGCTGCATACTCTGTGGGCTGGGAGATGGCCCCTGCAGGGGCACCTGGGCCTGGCCGCCTGGTAGCCCAGCTGGACACAGAAGGCGTGGGCAGCTTGGGCCCTGGCTATGAGGGCCGGCACATTGCCATGGAGAAGGTGGCATCTAGAACCTACCGTCTACGGCTAGAggctgccaggcctggggatgCGGGTACCTATCGCTGTCTTGCCAAAGCCTACGTTCGAGGGTCTGGGACGCGGCTTCGAGAAGCAGCCAGTGCCCGCTCCCGGCCTCTTCCTGTGCATGTACGGGAGGAAG GAGTGGCACTGGAGGCTGTGGCATGGCTAGCAGGGGGCACGGTGTACCGTGGGGAGACTGCATCCCTGTTGTGCAACATCTCTGTGCGTGGCGGCCCCCCAGGGCTGCGGCTGGCTGCCAGCTGGTGGGTGGAGCGACTAGAGGAGGGGGAGCTGAGCTCTGGCCCCGCCCAGCTGGTAGGCGGTGTGGACCAGGATGGTGTGGCAGAGCTGGGGGTCCGGCCAGGTGGAGGCCCTGTCAGCGTGGAGCTGGTGGGTCCCCGAAGCCATCGACTGAGACTGCACAGCTTGGGGCCTGAGGACGaaggtgtgtaccactgcgccCCCAGCGCCTGGGTGCAGCATGCTGACTACAGCTGGTACCAGGCAGGCAGTGCCCGCTCGGGGCCCGTCACAGTCTACCCCTACATGCATG CTCTGGACACCCTATTTGTGCCCCTTTTGGTGGGTACAGGAGTGGCCCTAGTCACTGGCGCCACCATTCTTGCCACCATCACCTGCTGCTTCATGAAGAGGCTCCGAAAACGGTGA
- the Kcnj9 gene encoding G protein-activated inward rectifier potassium channel 3 — MAQENAAFSPGPEEPPRRRGRQRYVEKDGRCNVQQGNVRETYRYLTDLFTTLVDLQWRLSLLFFVLAYALTWLFFGAIWWLIAYGRGDLEHLEDTAWTPCVNNLNGFVAAFLFSIETETTIGYGHRVITDQCPEGIVLLLLQAILGSMVNAFMVGCMFVKISQPNKRAATLVFSSHAVVSLRDGRLCLMFRVGDLRSSHIVEASIRAKLIRSRQTLEGEFIPLHQTDLSVGFDTGDDRLFLVSPLVISHEIDAASPFWEASRRAMERDDFEIVVILEGMVEATGMTCQARSSYLVDEVLWGHRFTSVLTLEDGFYEVDYASFHQTFEVPTPSCSARELAEAAARLDAHLYWSIPSRLDEKVEEEGAAEGAGGEAEADKEQNGCLPPPESESKV; from the exons ATGGCACAAGAAAATGCGGCCTTCTCACCGGGGCCGGAGGAGCCACCGCGGCGTCGCGGCCGCCAGCGCTACGTGGAGAAGGACGGCCGGTGCAACGTCCAGCAGGGCAACGTCCGCGAGACGTACCGCTACCTGACCGACCTGTTCACCACGCTCGTGGACCTGCAGTGGCGCCTCAGCCTCCTCTTCTTCGTGCTCGCCTATGCGCTCACCTGGCTGTTCTTCGGCGCCATCTGGTGGCTGATCGCCTACGGACGCGGGGACCTGGAGCACCTGGAGGACACGGCGTGGACGCCGTGCGTCAACAACCTCAATGGTTTTGTGGCCGCCTTCCTCTTCTCCATTGAGACCGAGACCACCATCGGCTACGGGCACCGCGTCATCACCGACCAGTGCCCCGAGGGCAtcgtgctgctgctgctgcaggccATCCTCGGCTCCATGGTGAACGCCTTCATGGTGGGCTGCATGTTCGTCAAGATCTCACAGCCCAACAAGCGCGCCGCCACGCTCGTCTTCTCCTCTCACGCGGTGGTGTCACTGCGCGACGGGCGCCTCTGCCTCATGTTCCGCGTGGGCGACCTGCGCTCCTCGCACATTGTGGAGGCGTCCATCCGCGCCAAGCTCATCCGCTCGCGCCAGACGCTCGAAGGCGAGTTCATCCCGCTGCACCAGACCGATCTCAGCGTGGGCTTCGATACCGGTGACGATCGCCTCTTCCTGGTCTCCCCTCTTGTCATCAGCCATGAGATCGATGCTGCCAGCCCCTTCTGGGAGGCGTCGCGACGTGCTATGGAGAGAGACGACTTCGAGATCGTGGTCATCCTAGAGGGCATGGTGGAAGCAACGG GAATGACATGCCAAGCTCGGAGCTCCTACCTGGTGGATGAGGTGTTATGGGGCCACCGCTTCACATCAGTGCTGACCCTGGAGGATGGCTTCTACGAGGTGGACTATGCCAGCTTCCACCAGACTTTTGAAGTGCCCACGCCCTCATGCAGTGCCCGGGAGCTGGCAGAGGCTGCAGCCCGCCTTGACGCCCATCTCTACTGGTCTATCCCCAGTCGGCTGGAtgagaaggtggaggaggagggggcagcgGAAGGGGCAggtggggaagctgaggctgacAAGGAACAGAATGGCTGCCTTCCACCCCCAGAGAGTGAGTCCAAGGTGTGA